The genomic interval ACAATCAGTAGTAATCCCCATATCCATATAGGCATAACTTCATGTAATGCTTGATAGAATTCACTTTCATTAAGTACATCTTCTTGTCTTACAAACCAGTAGAAACCACGTATATCTACAAACACACCTAGACCAAACAAAGATAAAGTGGCTAGTTTATCGTGTATTGTGAAGTTTTCGTTCATGCGTTCACCTACTTTTTAAAAAATAAAAACCACAAGCCTAAGCCTGTGGTTGTTCTGGGTAATCTTCACCAGTAATTTCTTTGTATTCTTCTTTAGTCAACGCGTCTAATTCCACGTAAGTTTGAATATCCTCGTTTGTGTAGCAGTTAATGTCATAAAAGTATTTGATTGAATCGAATCCTGGATACATAATTTATTCCCCTTTCAATTTAGCGATTTCGAGCATTGTTTGAGCTTGTTGTTCTTCTAACTGTTGCATACGCTTTTCTTTTTTTAGTTAATTCTTTTAAAGTTTCTGCTTGTTCCTTTTGAGACTTTACTAACTGATTAGCTGTCTTGGTTACTTGCATTTGTGCTTGAGCCATTTGAACTTCGATGTTAGACGGTATATAAATATCTTCTTTTTCTTCATATTCATCACTCAAAACCACTTTACCTTCACTGTTTACAACATATTTATTAGGTTCAAATTGATTGAAAAAGTCAGTTGGTAAATTACCTTCATCAAATTCAACCCCGTTTGTAATTGATCCAATTATCACATAAGAAGTAATATAATCATTCTCTATTAAAAGTTGCATTAATATACACCTACTATCTCTTGTACGACGATATAATTTGCATCATATTGTGGCGAGCTTGTTTTTATATTAAAGACATTGTTGTGTGTTACAACGAAGTCTTTATCAGATGTAAATTTTAAACCCATCTCATATAGGTAAGGGTTATCACCTGTGCTATCAGTCAAGTTTGAATCATTAATTGATATTATCTTTCCACTATCGATGTGTGCAAAAATTGTCTTGCCGCCACCCGGATAACGATATTTCAACATAAGATAAGAAAACTCAGTATAACTATTTGAAATTTGAAATGTTGTGTTTCTTTCTCGAGCATCGCCAACAAATATTTTTTTATCCTTTTTCTTATATGTGTTTGACAAGTAATTTTTTAAAGTCACATCATAATCATTTAATGTCGTATTTAAAAACATCTCACTAATCAAATTGTCAGTTTCATATATTTGCGGTATTTTCTTCCAACCTAAATCAGTACCAGCACCTTGAATGTGTTTCACATATATATTGCCAGTATCAAGGTTAGTTATATATATTTGTTGTTGGTTTAAAGAATCTTTATAAATGTCAATAAATGCCGGGTATGTTTCTCCACTTGTTTCAATAATTTGTGGTGTACGTGCAATCGTTTCATCACTTGGTATTGTTGTTGTGTAATAACCTGGCGCTAAGTTTGCTACATCTTCTGATAATTCATCTAAAATGATTCGTGTACCGTCAAAAGCAGTTAGAGCGTATTTTTGCCATTGTTCAGTGTCTGCTTTTTTGACGAACAATTCAGAATCTACTTGAGATTTAAAATCAGAAATCATTGTTGAAACCTCTGTACTTTTATCATTTAAAAATTGTAATTGAGTTTGTCCATTAGTGTTGATGTCGTTTATAGAATTGTCTTTATTACTGTTCAATTCTTGTAAAGCATCATCTTTAGCTGTGTTAATAGTATTTACACCAGTTTCGCTAGCTTGTTGGACTTTAGTAATATAATCATCAATATTCTTATAAGCATCTTCAATGTTTTGTACTTTCTCTTTTAAACGATTTTCAAGTTCTGTATATTTGCGAATATAAATTATTTTATCTACTGCAGGTATTTTATTAATTAACGAGTCTTGTATAGTAAATGTGAAATTAACTTCTGTGACTGTATCTTCTTTATTGTTAACACTAATATATACTTGTCCTTCTACTTTACCTGTGTGATCTAAGAAATCATTCGGTATTTTATACTCACATATACCATTCAGTTCATCTGTGACTCCGACGTCATCAATAACCCAACTACCATCTTCAGCAGTTAGATGAATCATTACCTTTGTATTAACTTTGCCTAATGGTAAAACCACATTATTTCTTGTAACTTCAAATCTTAATATAGATGTATTAATATCCATATTATAAAAACTTATTTTTGTATCTTGTTTTTGTTTATAATATGCCGATGTTTCTAATTTTAATTTACCTATTTTTGACATTGCCATTAATTATTCACCCCTTCAAACTTAACTTTTTTACCATTAATATCTCTGATACCATAAAAGTTACTTTCTGGGTTTAGTATTGTAATAGGTGCACCGCCGCTATCAATATTCCAAACTCTAACGTCTTTACAATCTTCATTAATACGAACTGCATCCAAATATTTTTCGTTAGCATTTCTAATAAAATTATTAGTAACTGTGCTATTCGTACATTCAATCAAATAAATACCTGCTATATACCATGATTTGCTAGCATTTAACCCGTAAGAATAAACAGAGTTGTTATCAACTTTGATAAACCTAGAACCTAATGATATTCGTATGC from Staphylococcus condimenti carries:
- a CDS encoding XkdX family protein gives rise to the protein MYPGFDSIKYFYDINCYTNEDIQTYVELDALTKEEYKEITGEDYPEQPQA
- a CDS encoding DUF2977 domain-containing protein, producing the protein MQLLIENDYITSYVIIGSITNGVEFDEGNLPTDFFNQFEPNKYVVNSEGKVVLSDEYEEKEDIYIPSNIEVQMAQAQMQVTKTANQLVKSQKEQAETLKELTKKRKAYATVRRTTSSNNARNR
- a CDS encoding BppU family phage baseplate upper protein; this encodes MAMSKIGKLKLETSAYYKQKQDTKISFYNMDINTSILRFEVTRNNVVLPLGKVNTKVMIHLTAEDGSWVIDDVGVTDELNGICEYKIPNDFLDHTGKVEGQVYISVNNKEDTVTEVNFTFTIQDSLINKIPAVDKIIYIRKYTELENRLKEKVQNIEDAYKNIDDYITKVQQASETGVNTINTAKDDALQELNSNKDNSINDINTNGQTQLQFLNDKSTEVSTMISDFKSQVDSELFVKKADTEQWQKYALTAFDGTRIILDELSEDVANLAPGYYTTTIPSDETIARTPQIIETSGETYPAFIDIYKDSLNQQQIYITNLDTGNIYVKHIQGAGTDLGWKKIPQIYETDNLISEMFLNTTLNDYDVTLKNYLSNTYKKKDKKIFVGDARERNTTFQISNSYTEFSYLMLKYRYPGGGKTIFAHIDSGKIISINDSNLTDSTGDNPYLYEMGLKFTSDKDFVVTHNNVFNIKTSSPQYDANYIVVQEIVGVY